CACGCCGTCATCGCGCTTGCGCTACATCGTGCGTGGCGTCGCCGAAACCACGACGCGGCACCTTGCAGAGGTCACTGTTCTCTTTCGTGCGCGCGGCAACTCCGAGGTCGAACGCGAGGCGCTTGAACGTCGCAGGCGATTCGATCGTGCTGTCGCCGATCTCGTCGTGCTCGCACAGGGCGCACACGAAGTGCGTGCCGACTTGGACGCCGGTCTCGTGACGCGTCTGTGCTTTGGGATGTCGAACTCGATCGTCGAGTGGTATCGCCCGAGCGGCGCGATCGATGCGGCGAAGATCGCAGACGCGATCCTCGCCGTGCTCTTTGAAGGTCTTACGTAGGAACGGGTAGCGGAACGGGCGCCGGCAACGGCTGATCGCGCAAGGCTGCGATGACATTCGAGACCGCGAGCTCGAGCATCTCGTCACGTGTC
Above is a genomic segment from Candidatus Baltobacteraceae bacterium containing:
- a CDS encoding TetR/AcrR family transcriptional regulator, giving the protein MKRRYDIDSLTDVALRVFARKGYDGASMDDVAAEAGITKASIYHHVSGKEELLARGFNRALDALFAIFEKPDATTGTPSSRLRYIVRGVAETTTRHLAEVTVLFRARGNSEVEREALERRRRFDRAVADLVVLAQGAHEVRADLDAGLVTRLCFGMSNSIVEWYRPSGAIDAAKIADAILAVLFEGLT